One Triticum dicoccoides isolate Atlit2015 ecotype Zavitan chromosome 5B, WEW_v2.0, whole genome shotgun sequence genomic window carries:
- the LOC119312365 gene encoding chemocyanin-like produces MKGVRGMAVVMALALAGMVATSSAAVYQVGGSSGWTILGNVNYADWAGKQTFKVGDVIEFKYPQGIHNVLEVNKADYSSCTNSTPIATHTSGDDKVTIKSPGHRFFICGVPGHCAAGQKLNVRVLKSQKARSSAPSPSPAPSATAPAPAAASPRAGDTSGSSASTPPAAATSSDGGAATTAPAPNSNGAGVVRAGYAVALAVAASMAMLQ; encoded by the exons atgaagGGCGTGAGGGGCATGGCCGTGGTGATGGCGCTGGCGCTGGCCGGCATGGTGGCGACCTCGTCGGCGGCCGTCTACCAGGTCGGCGGCTCCTCCGGGTGGACCATCCTCGGCAACGTCAACTACGCCGACTGGGCGGGGAAGCAGACCTTCAAAGTGGGGGACGTCATCG AGTTCAAGTACCCGCAGGGCATCCACAACGTGCTGGAGGTGAACAAGGCGGACTACAGCAGCTGCACCAATTCGACGCCCATCGCCACCCACACCTCCGGCGACGACAAGGTCACCATCAAGAGCCCCGGCCACCGCTTCTTCATCTGCGGCGTGCCGGGCCACTGCGCCGCCGGCCAGAAGCTCAACGTCCGCGTGCTCAAGTCACAGAAGGCCCGCTCCTcggccccgtccccgtccccggcGCCCTCCGCCACCGCGCCGGCGCCGGCTGCGGCGTCCCCGCGCGCCGGAGACACCAGCGGGAGCAGCGCCTCGACCCCTCCCGCCGCGGCGACGTCGTCTGACGGAGGGGCAGCGACGACCGCGCCCGCGCCCAACTCCAACGGCGCCGGCGTCGTCCGCGCGGGCTATGCCGTGGCATTGGCCGTGGCCGCGTCCATGGCGATGCTACAGTAG